In Ovis canadensis isolate MfBH-ARS-UI-01 breed Bighorn chromosome 3, ARS-UI_OviCan_v2, whole genome shotgun sequence, one DNA window encodes the following:
- the LRRC23 gene encoding leucine-rich repeat-containing protein 23: protein MSDEDDLEDFEPDQDDLEREDDDKETEEWEDYRKEGEESEDWISTPLTEDMMKEGLSLLCKTGNGLAHAYVKLEIKDRDLTDIHLLRSYIHLRYVDVSENHLTDLSPLNYLTHLLWLKADGNQLRSAALNELPYLQIASFAYNQITDMEGISHPRLASLDLKGNRIHMVTGLDPQKLISLHTLELRGNQLNSTQGINLPKLKNLFLAQNMLKKVEGLENLSNLTTLHLRDNQIETLSGFSKEMKSLQYLNLRGNMVADLGELAKLRDLPRLRALVLLDNPCTDENDYRQEALVQIPHLERLDKEFYEEEERAEAEEIRQRMKEEQEQEAEVEPESELDQSST from the exons ATGTCAGATGAAGATGACCTGGAAGACTTTGAGCCAGACCAGGATGATCTGGAAAGGGAAGATGATGACAAGGAGACAGAGGAGTGGGAGGACtacaggaaggagggagaggagtcCGAGGAT TGGATATCCACACCCCTCACAGAGGACATGATGAAGGAAGGGCTTTCTCTGCTCTGCAAGACGGGTAATGGACTGGCTCATGCTTACGTCAAGCTGGAGATTAAAGACAG GGATCTGACAGACATCCACCTCTTGCGTTCCTACATCCATCTGCGATACGTGGATGTTTCTGAAAACCACTTGACAGATTTGTCCCCACTCAATTACCTCACCCACCTGCTCTGGCTCAAGGCCGATGGCAACCAGCTTCGGAGTGCCGCGCTGAACGAACTGCCCTACCTGCAGATCGCCAGCTTTGCCTACAACCAGATCACCGACATGGAGGGCATCTCTCATCCTCGTCTGGCCAGCCTGGATCTCAAAG GGAACCGCATCCACATGGTGACAGGTTTGGATCCCCAAAAACTGATCAGCCTGCACACGCTGGAGCTTCGGGGGAACCAACTGAATAGCACCCAGGGAATCAACCTCCCTAAGCTGAAGAACCTCTTCCTG GCCCAGAACATGTTGAAGAAGGTGGAAGGCTTGGAGAACCTAAGCAATCTCACTACCTTGCATCTTCGAGACAACCAGATTGAGACTCTGAGTGGTTTctccaaggaaatgaaatcattgcAGTACCTCAACCTAAG GGGCAACATGGTGGCCGACCTGGGGGAGCTTGCCAAGCTGCGGGACCTACCCAGGCTGCGAGCCTTGGTGCTGCTGGACAATCCATGCACCGATGAGAACGACTACCGCCAGGAGGCCCTGGTACAGATTCCTCATCTGGAGCGCCTGGACAAGGAATTCTATGAGGAGGAGGAGCGGGCTGAGGCCGAGGAGATCCGgcagaggatgaaagaggagcaGGAGCAGGAGGCCGAGGTCGAACCTGAGTCGGAACTGGACCAGTCATCCACCTAG